The genomic interval CACGCGTTTCCACTTCGCCGAGAATTCTACTCACCTCGTCCTGTTTTAGCGATTCCGGCTCCCCTTTAGGCCCGACGAAACTGATGACCCCGGGGGTATTCTCTATGAAATGACGGCTTTCTACATTTATCTCCATCTTCACCAGGATATATCCCGGATAAAAAACTTTATTCCTTACAACTTTCTTGCCACTCCTCATCTCAACGACATTCTCTGACGGAACCAAGACTTCCTCTATCTGGTATTCACCATTATTTTTGCCTACTTCATTTAGCAGTGCATCACGGATCTTCTTCTCCTTACCCGAAAGTACTCTAACCGAAAACCAATCCATTGCTAGAGTACTACATTGATGATTCGCGACAGAATAAGATCAACCACGAAAAGGAATACTCCCAGAATCAGCGAGAGACCGAGAACAACCATGGTAGAACCACGCAACTCTTCCCACGAAGGCCAGGATACTTTCTTCATCTCGAACCTGACACCGTTGATGAATTCTTGAACTTTCTTTATCACCGTTTTTCACCTCGGGTGAGCCAGGCATCGAACCCACCTTGCCAACTGGAGGCTCGCATGCCCGCCGCTTTCTCTCAAATTTGCCTGACATCTCATCTCTCTGCTGGGGTGGCAGGATTTGACGACCCACCAATGCAGGTGAGGCAGGACTTGAACCCGCAACCGCCGGTTTTGGAGACCGGTGCTCTACCAGTTGAGCTACTCACCTATCTCAGCTCTATATGAATACCGCCGCCGGAAACCCAACAGCGA from Candidatus Neomarinimicrobiota bacterium carries:
- the secE gene encoding preprotein translocase subunit SecE; this encodes MIKKVQEFINGVRFEMKKVSWPSWEELRGSTMVVLGLSLILGVFLFVVDLILSRIINVVL
- the nusG gene encoding transcription termination/antitermination protein NusG: MDWFSVRVLSGKEKKIRDALLNEVGKNNGEYQIEEVLVPSENVVEMRSGKKVVRNKVFYPGYILVKMEINVESRHFIENTPGVISFVGPKGEPESLKQDEVSRILGEVETRDGVEVMVTKYKSTDKVRVIDGPFVDFIGDVQEVDNEKQKMKVLVSIFGRATPVELDFLQVEHVK